A window of the Sphingobium sp. CAP-1 genome harbors these coding sequences:
- a CDS encoding TrmJ/YjtD family RNA methyltransferase yields MAFYSYILRCADGSYYTGHTDDLEARFAAHQSGAIKGYTSERIPVELMWSQEFGTRAEAMASEIQIKGWSRKKKEALIAGNWHKLKEAAISHTSPSLSDALRLRSGRTEGEAALENGLMEISTSPLPPVIVLVRPQLGENIGKAARAMLNFGLTEMRLVTPRDGWPNPDAGPAAAGADFILDEAQVYETLADAVADCAHVYATTVRKRGVTKPVVTPEEAAREIHGAQGRCAYVFGPERSGLETEDVAVARKILTVPINPEFGSLNLAQAVILCAYEWSKQADLAQPTITELGEPAPQAELEGMIEQLNTLLEKVGYFFPPDRAPATKLTLRNLLTKPGWNHLEVRTLRGVLSHLNRPRER; encoded by the coding sequence ATGGCCTTCTACAGCTACATACTTAGATGTGCCGATGGCTCTTATTACACCGGCCATACGGATGATCTGGAGGCCCGCTTCGCAGCCCATCAATCTGGTGCAATCAAGGGTTATACATCCGAGCGTATTCCGGTCGAACTTATGTGGTCCCAGGAATTCGGGACTCGCGCAGAGGCAATGGCAAGCGAAATCCAGATCAAAGGCTGGTCGAGGAAAAAGAAGGAAGCCCTCATAGCCGGAAACTGGCATAAGCTGAAAGAGGCTGCCATTTCCCACACTTCGCCTTCGCTCAGTGATGCCCTTCGACTTCGCTCAGGGCGAACGGAGGGAGAGGCTGCTCTAGAGAATGGTTTAATGGAAATATCTACCTCCCCCCTCCCCCCCGTCATCGTCCTGGTCCGCCCGCAACTGGGCGAGAATATCGGGAAGGCGGCGCGCGCCATGCTGAATTTCGGGCTGACCGAAATGCGGCTCGTCACCCCCCGCGACGGCTGGCCCAATCCCGATGCCGGCCCGGCGGCGGCGGGTGCGGACTTCATCCTCGACGAGGCACAGGTCTATGAGACGCTGGCCGATGCGGTGGCCGACTGCGCCCATGTCTACGCCACCACCGTCCGCAAGCGCGGCGTCACCAAGCCGGTCGTCACGCCGGAGGAAGCCGCGCGCGAAATTCACGGCGCGCAGGGCCGCTGCGCCTATGTATTCGGGCCGGAACGGTCGGGGCTGGAGACGGAGGATGTCGCGGTCGCCCGCAAGATCCTGACCGTGCCGATCAACCCGGAATTCGGATCGCTCAACCTGGCGCAGGCGGTGATCCTGTGCGCCTATGAATGGTCCAAACAGGCCGATCTGGCACAACCCACCATCACGGAACTGGGGGAACCCGCGCCGCAGGCGGAACTGGAAGGGATGATCGAGCAGCTCAACACGCTGCTGGAAAAGGTCGGCTATTTCTTCCCGCCCGATCGCGCGCCGGCAACGAAGCTGACGCTGCGCAACCTGCTGACCAAGCCAGGCTGGAACCATCTGGAGGTGCGCACGCTGCGCGGCGTGCTGTCGCACCTCAACCGGCCGCGGGAACGCTAA
- the nrdR gene encoding transcriptional regulator NrdR — MRCPFCAHEDSQVKDSRPTEDGNAIRRRRQCEACGARFTTFERIQLRDIWVVKSEGRKEAFERDKLARSIGIACRKRPIDPSRIEKLISGIQRQLETSGDGEVPARAIGEMVMQGLKRLDSVAYIRFASVYKDFTDAKDFEEFAGSVKEVGRD; from the coding sequence ATGCGCTGCCCCTTCTGCGCCCATGAAGACAGCCAGGTGAAGGACAGCCGGCCGACCGAAGATGGCAACGCCATCCGCCGCCGCCGCCAGTGCGAAGCGTGCGGCGCGCGCTTCACCACCTTCGAGCGCATCCAGCTTCGCGACATCTGGGTGGTGAAAAGCGAAGGCCGCAAGGAAGCGTTCGAGCGCGACAAGCTGGCCCGGTCGATCGGCATCGCCTGCCGCAAGCGGCCGATCGACCCCAGCCGGATCGAAAAGCTGATTTCCGGCATCCAGCGCCAGCTCGAAACCAGCGGCGATGGCGAAGTCCCAGCGCGGGCGATCGGCGAAATGGTGATGCAGGGTCTGAAACGCCTCGACAGCGTCGCCTATATCCGCTTCGCCAGCGTCTATAAGGACTTTACCGACGCGAAGGATTTCGAGGAATTTGCGGGGTCAGTGAAGGAAGTCGGGCGGGATTGA